A genome region from Wielerella bovis includes the following:
- a CDS encoding SMI1/KNR4 family protein, whose protein sequence is MFYLWKNKLGFHLPDSYEEFLSCVKEEDGLDYYDDFGNGGYFYGYKNLLERNATYDVQKNAPDYFLIGQDGDLGFFIHKKGYDDAIYALDLGALGSAKMRHVADNMADLLTKILSNEDENWDLFDEED, encoded by the coding sequence ATGTTTTATCTATGGAAAAATAAATTGGGCTTTCATTTACCAGATAGCTACGAAGAATTTTTATCGTGTGTAAAAGAAGAAGATGGGCTTGATTATTATGATGATTTTGGCAATGGTGGTTATTTCTATGGCTATAAAAATCTGTTGGAGCGCAATGCGACTTATGATGTGCAAAAAAATGCCCCTGATTATTTTTTAATTGGTCAAGATGGCGATTTGGGCTTTTTTATTCACAAAAAAGGTTACGATGATGCCATTTACGCTTTGGATTTAGGGGCATTAGGTTCAGCAAAAATGCGCCATGTAGCTGACAATATGGCAGATTTATTAACAAAAATCCTTTCTAATGAAGATGAAAACTGGGATTTGTTTGATGAGGAAGATTGA
- the rfbD gene encoding dTDP-4-dehydrorhamnose reductase: MIKYLITGANGQVGSQLVAQLQSKAEILATDRDTLDITDKQAVLQAAQTFRPHFIINAAAHTAVDKAESERDLAHAINCTGAENLALAAQNVGATILHISTDYVFDGKGETPYRETDPVAPQSVYGETKLAGEIAVQAACERHIILRTAWVFNEQGGNFVKTMLRLGASRDSLGVVADQFGSPTYAGDIAATLISICEQIHVGKTNAYGVYHFSGSPYVSWHDFASEIFAQAHAQNVLAQIPVLNAIATADYSTPASRPANSRLDCGKIQAAFGIETSDWRKALLDLKDYV, encoded by the coding sequence ATGATTAAATACCTAATCACAGGTGCAAACGGACAAGTTGGCAGCCAACTGGTTGCGCAATTACAAAGTAAAGCCGAAATTTTGGCCACCGACCGCGACACGCTGGATATTACCGATAAACAAGCCGTTTTACAGGCAGCGCAAACCTTTCGCCCCCATTTCATCATCAACGCCGCCGCCCATACCGCCGTGGACAAAGCCGAAAGCGAACGCGATTTAGCCCACGCAATTAATTGCACAGGCGCAGAAAATCTCGCCTTGGCAGCGCAAAATGTTGGCGCGACCATTTTGCACATTTCCACCGACTATGTCTTTGACGGCAAAGGCGAAACCCCTTACCGTGAAACCGACCCCGTTGCGCCACAAAGCGTGTATGGCGAAACCAAATTGGCAGGCGAAATCGCGGTGCAGGCTGCCTGCGAACGCCACATTATTTTGCGCACCGCTTGGGTGTTCAACGAACAGGGCGGTAATTTCGTCAAAACCATGTTGCGTTTGGGCGCGAGCCGAGACAGTTTGGGCGTGGTTGCCGACCAATTTGGTAGCCCAACTTATGCAGGCGACATTGCGGCGACATTGATTTCAATATGCGAACAAATTCACGTTGGCAAAACTAATGCTTATGGCGTGTACCATTTTTCAGGCAGCCCCTATGTGTCGTGGCACGATTTTGCCAGCGAGATTTTCGCGCAAGCCCACGCGCAAAATGTGTTGGCGCAAATCCCTGTTTTGAATGCGATTGCGACTGCGGATTACTCCACGCCAGCGTCTCGCCCAGCCAATTCGCGTTTGGATTGTGGCAAAATTCAAGCAGCGTTTGGGATTGAGACGAGCGATTGGCGTAAGGCTTTGTTGGATTTGAAAGATTATGTTTGA
- a CDS encoding multidrug ABC transporter permease/ATP-binding protein: protein MDIIKLIYSHHKNTFLQMFALTLISGALGIGTLSYINNNLLQNNQLNSGGIGMFLLLVMIYFIAASIAQIQLARLGQQFIYDTQIQFVKRIMDSHDAQLQLVGKPKILASLANDIRSLSFAFTRLPELVQGALFTFACSLYLIYLSPKLFLVTAALMAAMIIGTNFVVKKHYGSFRTMRHAEDEIQRHYETTLNGHKELKLNRFRAERFYKEEFIPQAESRRQAHIHADSYHAIAVNWGNSIMLAAVGIIFYLSTQHGWASLSDAATITMTVLFMRAPLTAAIGAFPAIMQSQVGLQALHDLGLDDYRSEFHSNFRLPENWQNIRLENITYSYPMQGGQHFALQPINLTLKRGETVFLIGGNGSGKSTLSMVLAGLYTPTSGKIFVDDIEITDENREAYRQLFASVFTDFHLFEQIMDGMGDEVADEHITQWLAHLQLSEKVKIEKKRILNSKLSQGQRKRLGLLIAALENRSMMILDEWAADQDPQFRRVFYEQLLPILKESGYTIFAISHDDKYFHHAERIVSMKQGALREYDSETAKTIVEEHSRME from the coding sequence ATGGACATCATCAAACTTATTTATTCACATCACAAAAACACTTTCCTGCAAATGTTCGCGCTCACGCTCATTTCAGGCGCACTCGGCATCGGCACATTATCCTATATCAATAACAATTTACTGCAAAATAATCAGCTAAATAGTGGTGGCATTGGTATGTTTCTTTTGCTCGTCATGATTTATTTCATTGCCGCCAGCATCGCCCAAATCCAACTGGCACGACTGGGACAACAGTTTATTTACGACACGCAAATCCAATTCGTCAAACGCATTATGGACAGCCATGATGCGCAATTACAACTGGTTGGCAAACCCAAAATTCTTGCCAGCCTTGCCAACGATATTCGCAGCCTGTCATTTGCCTTTACGCGCTTGCCAGAATTGGTGCAAGGCGCATTGTTCACATTTGCATGCAGTCTCTATCTGATTTATTTATCACCCAAATTATTTTTGGTAACCGCCGCGCTGATGGCAGCGATGATTATCGGCACCAATTTTGTCGTGAAAAAACATTACGGCAGTTTCCGCACCATGCGCCACGCAGAAGATGAAATCCAACGCCATTACGAAACTACTTTAAATGGTCATAAGGAATTGAAATTAAACCGTTTCCGTGCAGAACGCTTTTACAAAGAAGAATTTATCCCACAAGCCGAAAGTCGTCGCCAAGCTCATATCCATGCCGATAGCTATCACGCCATTGCCGTAAACTGGGGCAACAGCATCATGCTTGCCGCCGTTGGCATCATATTTTATTTGTCCACCCAACACGGCTGGGCAAGTTTGTCGGATGCCGCTACCATTACCATGACCGTGTTGTTTATGCGCGCACCACTTACCGCCGCGATTGGCGCATTTCCCGCAATCATGCAAAGCCAAGTCGGGTTGCAAGCATTGCATGATTTGGGTTTGGACGATTATCGCAGCGAATTTCACAGCAATTTCAGGCTGCCTGAAAATTGGCAAAACATTCGTTTGGAAAACATCACATACAGCTACCCCATGCAAGGTGGGCAACATTTTGCCTTACAGCCAATTAATTTAACCCTGAAACGCGGCGAAACCGTATTTTTGATTGGCGGCAATGGTTCAGGCAAATCCACTTTGTCTATGGTTTTGGCTGGCTTATATACCCCGACTTCGGGCAAAATTTTTGTTGATGATATAGAAATCACAGACGAAAACCGTGAAGCCTACCGCCAATTATTTGCCAGCGTGTTTACCGATTTTCATTTGTTTGAACAGATTATGGACGGCATGGGCGATGAAGTTGCCGATGAACATATCACACAATGGCTGGCACATTTACAATTAAGCGAAAAAGTTAAAATTGAGAAAAAACGCATTTTAAACAGTAAATTATCACAAGGACAACGCAAAAGATTAGGCTTATTGATTGCCGCGCTGGAAAATCGCAGCATGATGATTTTGGACGAATGGGCAGCCGACCAAGACCCACAATTTCGCCGTGTATTTTACGAACAACTGTTGCCCATTTTGAAAGAAAGTGGCTACACTATTTTCGCCATCAGCCATGACGACAAATATTTTCATCATGCCGAGCGGATTGTGTCCATGAAACAAGGGGCTTTGCGCGAATACGATAGCGAAACAGCTAAAACGATAGTGGAAGAACACAGTAGAATGGAATAA
- a CDS encoding MarR family winged helix-turn-helix transcriptional regulator: MNANTTNPLDQIGDICTQMLLSYDSFAKKYHINGNELAILYTLWVDGDCTQKHIADKCQIAKQTIHTLCKKYETDGILVSHTSPNDKREKTLQFTETGRQFAQNIIEPLLAQENQAIADFGVARAEFLLNEFKILQTLLSQKLEQHHG; encoded by the coding sequence ATGAACGCAAACACCACCAATCCCCTAGACCAAATTGGCGACATTTGCACACAAATGTTATTAAGTTACGACAGTTTCGCCAAAAAATACCATATCAATGGCAATGAACTCGCCATACTCTACACATTGTGGGTAGATGGCGACTGCACCCAAAAACACATTGCAGACAAATGCCAAATCGCTAAACAAACCATACACACCCTGTGCAAAAAATACGAAACAGACGGCATTTTGGTCAGCCACACCAGCCCAAACGACAAACGCGAAAAAACCTTACAATTCACGGAAACAGGACGGCAGTTTGCCCAAAACATCATTGAGCCATTATTAGCCCAAGAAAATCAAGCCATTGCCGATTTTGGCGTGGCAAGGGCGGAATTTTTGCTCAACGAATTCAAAATATTACAAACATTATTAAGCCAAAAATTGGAGCAACATCATGGCTGA
- a CDS encoding ABC transporter six-transmembrane domain-containing protein yields MADAVHTLKQIAFAHRQKLLATFTLVALENVLFLLYPLVGSFAVNAVLAGKMGHALVYAAMVFVIWAVGSARRAVDTRAFVRIYADLAVKAIMNEKQKGTTSSASAHANLARQFVAFFEEHLPILITATFSIVGAVAMLLMIEFWSGVIALLILLTFLAILPRYMQKNDRLYFKLNNRLENEVNIIERSKNNELNKHYDLLSKIRIAISNREATSFLLIGVVLAILFGATLAILASKTVQAGHIYAVLTYLWGFAMSLDDMPRLVEKFSELKDIGKRVDV; encoded by the coding sequence ATGGCTGATGCCGTTCATACTTTGAAACAGATTGCGTTCGCGCACCGCCAAAAATTGTTGGCGACATTCACATTGGTGGCGTTGGAAAACGTGTTGTTTTTGCTCTATCCATTGGTGGGCAGTTTTGCGGTCAATGCTGTGCTGGCGGGCAAAATGGGGCATGCTTTGGTTTACGCGGCAATGGTTTTTGTGATTTGGGCAGTGGGTTCGGCGCGGCGAGCGGTGGACACGCGCGCTTTTGTGCGGATTTACGCGGATTTGGCGGTCAAAGCCATTATGAATGAAAAACAAAAGGGAACAACGTCATCGGCAAGCGCACACGCCAATTTGGCACGGCAATTTGTTGCATTTTTTGAAGAACATCTGCCCATTTTAATTACAGCCACGTTTTCCATTGTCGGGGCTGTGGCAATGTTGCTGATGATTGAATTTTGGTCGGGTGTGATTGCATTGTTGATTTTGCTGACATTTTTGGCGATTTTACCGCGCTATATGCAAAAAAATGACCGACTGTATTTCAAACTCAACAATCGCCTTGAAAATGAAGTGAACATCATTGAACGCAGCAAAAACAATGAATTGAATAAACATTATGATTTATTGTCTAAAATCCGCATTGCCATTTCCAATCGTGAAGCGACCAGTTTTTTGCTGATTGGCGTGGTATTGGCGATTTTATTTGGCGCGACTTTGGCGATTTTGGCAAGCAAAACTGTTCAGGCAGGACACATTTATGCGGTGTTGACTTATTTGTGGGGTTTTGCGATGAGTCTTGATGATATGCCAAGATTGGTAGAAAAATTTTCTGAACTCAAAGACATAGGTAAACGTGTGGACGTGTAA
- the serS gene encoding serine--tRNA ligase, with the protein MLDIQLLRSDIQAVAARLAGRGFVLDTNKFNELEAQRKQLQVQNEELQAQRNSLSKQIGVLMGQGKKDEAEAAKAQVAEIKNQMDKIEQDLPRIQAALDDLMLNVPNLPHESVPVGKDETENVEVRKVGTPREFDFAVKDHVDLGAALGLDFETAAQLSGARFSLMKGKVARLHRALAQFMLDTHTTQHGYTECYTPYIVSDSTLIGTGQLPKFGEDLFHVTRGGDETKLTQYLIPTAEVTLTNTVREQVLAEKDLPMKLTAHSPCFRSEAGSHGKDTRGLIRQHQFDKVEMVQIVQPEKSYEALEEMVGHAENILKALELPYRVITLCTGDMGFGAAKTYDLEVWVPAQNTYREISSCSNCEDFQARRMKARFKDENGKNRLVHTLNGSGLAVGRTLVAVLENHQNADGSITIPVALRPYLGGIEKLEP; encoded by the coding sequence ATGTTAGATATTCAATTATTACGCAGCGATATTCAGGCGGTGGCGGCGCGTTTGGCAGGACGCGGTTTTGTGTTGGATACGAATAAATTCAATGAATTGGAAGCACAACGCAAACAGTTGCAAGTGCAAAATGAAGAGTTGCAAGCACAGCGTAACAGTTTATCCAAACAAATCGGCGTGTTGATGGGACAGGGCAAAAAAGACGAAGCCGAAGCTGCCAAAGCACAAGTGGCTGAAATCAAAAACCAAATGGACAAAATTGAACAAGATTTGCCACGCATTCAGGCTGCTTTGGACGATTTAATGTTGAATGTGCCGAATTTGCCGCACGAGAGCGTGCCTGTTGGCAAAGATGAAACGGAAAATGTGGAAGTCCGCAAAGTTGGTACGCCACGCGAATTTGATTTTGCAGTCAAAGACCATGTAGATTTGGGTGCGGCTTTGGGTTTGGATTTTGAAACAGCCGCGCAGTTATCGGGTGCGCGTTTCAGTTTGATGAAGGGCAAGGTAGCGCGTTTGCACCGTGCTTTGGCGCAATTTATGTTGGATACGCACACCACACAACACGGTTATACAGAATGTTACACGCCTTACATTGTCAGCGACAGCACATTGATTGGCACAGGGCAATTACCCAAATTTGGTGAAGATTTGTTCCACGTTACGCGTGGTGGCGATGAAACAAAATTGACACAATATTTAATCCCCACCGCAGAAGTGACACTGACCAATACGGTGCGCGAACAGGTGTTGGCGGAAAAAGATTTGCCAATGAAATTAACGGCGCATTCGCCTTGTTTCCGCAGCGAAGCGGGTTCGCATGGTAAAGATACGCGTGGTTTGATTCGCCAACATCAGTTTGATAAAGTGGAAATGGTACAAATTGTGCAGCCTGAAAAATCTTATGAAGCTTTGGAAGAAATGGTTGGACACGCGGAAAATATTTTAAAAGCTTTGGAATTACCCTATCGTGTGATTACATTGTGTACAGGCGACATGGGTTTTGGCGCAGCAAAAACGTATGATTTGGAAGTGTGGGTGCCAGCGCAAAACACTTATCGTGAAATTTCAAGTTGTTCCAATTGTGAAGATTTCCAAGCACGTCGCATGAAAGCACGTTTTAAAGACGAAAACGGCAAAAATCGTTTAGTACATACACTCAATGGTTCAGGTTTAGCTGTGGGTCGTACGTTGGTGGCGGTATTGGAAAATCATCAAAATGCAGATGGGTCAATTACAATTCCTGTGGCATTACGTCCATATTTGGGCGGAATTGAGAAATTAGAGCCGTAA
- the miaA gene encoding tRNA (adenosine(37)-N6)-dimethylallyltransferase MiaA: MSQHRPKAFAILGATASGKTALALHLEKKFPCEIISLDSALVYRDMNIGTAKPTPDELAIAPHHLIDIISPMQTYSAAEFVDDCVRLVNEIHARGRLPLIVGGTMMYFHALTQGLNALPEADAATREILQQQKSEYGLAYLYQQLQQHDPETAARLEPADSQRIERALEVWLLTGKPLSQHFAEQETQVAPLDLHTLTLIPADRSLLHAQINKRFNLMIEQGFLDEIRDLRQKYPQLQPEMPSMRCVGYRQAWAHLNGETTLDECVAQGQAATRQLAKRQLTWLRKLPADTVLDPFLQRDYLAAATIAMQYFFDI, encoded by the coding sequence ATGTCCCAACATCGTCCCAAAGCCTTCGCCATACTCGGTGCAACCGCCAGCGGTAAAACCGCGCTTGCCTTGCATCTAGAAAAAAAATTTCCCTGTGAAATCATCAGTCTAGACAGCGCACTTGTGTATCGCGATATGAACATAGGCACCGCCAAACCCACGCCTGATGAACTCGCCATCGCACCGCATCATTTGATTGATATTATCAGCCCGATGCAAACATACAGCGCGGCGGAATTTGTGGACGATTGCGTGCGTTTGGTCAACGAAATTCATGCGCGCGGACGTTTGCCCTTGATTGTTGGCGGAACGATGATGTATTTTCACGCACTCACGCAAGGATTAAATGCCTTGCCCGAAGCCGATGCTGCGACACGCGAAATCTTGCAACAGCAAAAATCAGAATATGGTTTAGCCTATTTATATCAACAATTACAACAACATGACCCTGAAACCGCCGCGCGTTTAGAACCTGCCGACAGCCAACGCATTGAACGCGCTTTGGAAGTTTGGTTGCTGACGGGTAAACCTTTGTCGCAACATTTTGCCGAACAAGAAACACAAGTCGCGCCATTGGATTTGCACACGCTCACGCTGATTCCCGCAGACCGAAGTTTGTTGCACGCGCAAATTAACAAACGATTTAATTTGATGATTGAACAGGGTTTTTTGGACGAAATTCGTGATTTGCGGCAAAAATATCCACAATTGCAGCCTGAAATGCCATCCATGCGTTGCGTGGGTTATCGTCAAGCGTGGGCACATTTAAATGGCGAAACCACGCTGGACGAATGTGTGGCACAAGGGCAGGCGGCAACGCGGCAATTAGCCAAACGCCAACTGACGTGGTTGCGAAAATTGCCTGCTGATACGGTGCTAGACCCATTTTTGCAGCGTGATTATTTGGCTGCGGCAACAATCGCCATGCAATATTTTTTTGATATATAA
- a CDS encoding RDD family protein, with amino-acid sequence MYQPATLKRRFAALLYESLLVGAVTTLTAIVSGIINTLIANTMPALMSLTPVLFTVLMLSVWWAYFRLNWVREGQTLPMRIWKIGLTDLSGSRPVAKRLLMRFIWACVFLVFIPLLVYQGAQSMNIHGKTAAGLAILWWILPWGFAVLHPRKQFLYDVLAGTELVDLKEK; translated from the coding sequence ATGTATCAACCTGCCACTTTAAAACGCCGCTTTGCCGCCCTGCTGTATGAATCTTTATTGGTTGGCGCGGTAACTACATTAACCGCCATTGTGAGCGGCATCATCAACACCTTGATTGCCAACACCATGCCTGCATTGATGAGCCTGACACCTGTATTGTTTACTGTGTTGATGTTATCCGTATGGTGGGCATATTTTCGCCTGAACTGGGTGCGCGAAGGACAAACGCTCCCAATGCGTATCTGGAAAATTGGTTTGACCGATTTATCAGGCAGCCGTCCTGTCGCCAAACGCTTGTTGATGCGTTTTATCTGGGCATGTGTCTTTTTGGTATTCATTCCCCTACTTGTTTATCAAGGCGCGCAAAGCATGAATATACATGGCAAAACGGCTGCTGGATTGGCAATATTGTGGTGGATTTTGCCGTGGGGATTTGCGGTTTTGCATCCGCGTAAACAATTTTTGTATGATGTGTTGGCGGGAACGGAATTAGTAGATTTAAAGGAAAAATAA
- a CDS encoding paraquat-inducible protein A: MPSIRQYLYRKFSQKWHKIYTPSATLPAHTVDCPECGLRTEIPKLRQGQEASCPRCHHHLVRIEPEPYPVPLACAISALILMTLVYTLPFITVRMTGMFTRLTLPEMVYALLADDWGFLGLVMFALTFGAPVLFLLLCIYVYYGLLTNRTLPYFLTSTRLLTRLGEWIMVDVFFISMLVAYIKIKTVAMLTFGAAFWLMPFLALLLLRTAISVPSHWMYYQIHKHNGDRLFQAAPDTVCCTRCLYFRPRSEQNCGVCDSELFDRRPHSLNITFNLLLAAMILYIPANLLPIMISENPMESEISTIMSGIIYMWNNGDKLIAAIIFSASVAVPTLKIISMLILLYSARFRLLLPINILSHQYRITEAIGRWSMIDIFVIIILMTTFHTPIARVTPGPAAIYFCIVVILTMLSAHFFDVRLLWDKHQQYKKAA, encoded by the coding sequence ATGCCTTCTATTCGTCAATATTTATACCGCAAATTCAGCCAAAAATGGCACAAAATCTATACCCCAAGCGCCACCCTTCCCGCGCACACGGTAGATTGCCCCGAATGCGGTTTACGCACTGAAATTCCCAAATTACGCCAAGGACAAGAAGCCTCTTGCCCACGTTGTCATCACCATCTGGTACGCATTGAACCCGAACCCTATCCCGTACCACTTGCCTGCGCCATCTCCGCCTTGATACTGATGACACTGGTTTACACCTTGCCCTTTATTACCGTGCGTATGACAGGCATGTTTACACGTTTAACGCTGCCTGAAATGGTGTACGCCCTACTCGCCGATGATTGGGGTTTTCTCGGTTTAGTCATGTTCGCGCTCACATTCGGCGCACCCGTATTATTTTTATTATTGTGTATTTACGTTTATTACGGCTTACTTACCAACCGCACCCTACCCTATTTTCTTACCAGCACGCGCCTACTCACCCGATTAGGCGAATGGATTATGGTGGACGTATTTTTCATTTCCATGCTGGTTGCCTACATCAAAATCAAAACAGTTGCCATGCTGACTTTTGGCGCCGCATTTTGGCTGATGCCATTTCTCGCACTCCTATTACTACGCACCGCCATTTCCGTGCCAAGTCATTGGATGTATTACCAAATCCACAAACACAACGGCGACCGACTGTTTCAGGCTGCCCCCGACACCGTTTGCTGCACCCGTTGTCTATACTTTCGCCCACGCAGCGAACAAAATTGTGGCGTATGCGATTCCGAACTTTTTGACCGCCGCCCACACAGCCTGAACATCACATTTAATCTACTGCTTGCCGCAATGATTTTGTATATACCTGCCAACCTGCTGCCCATCATGATTTCCGAAAATCCTATGGAAAGCGAAATCAGCACCATTATGAGCGGCATCATTTATATGTGGAACAATGGCGACAAACTCATCGCCGCCATTATTTTCAGCGCCAGCGTTGCCGTACCCACACTAAAAATCATCTCCATGCTGATTTTATTGTACAGCGCACGTTTCAGGCTGCTTTTGCCTATCAATATTTTATCGCATCAATACCGCATTACCGAAGCCATTGGGCGTTGGTCGATGATTGATATTTTTGTGATTATTATTTTGATGACGACATTTCACACCCCAATTGCGCGTGTAACCCCTGGCCCTGCTGCGATTTATTTTTGTATTGTCGTGATTTTGACCATGTTATCGGCACATTTTTTTGATGTGCGATTATTGTGGGATAAACATCAGCAATATAAAAAGGCAGCCTGA
- a CDS encoding TetR family transcriptional regulator, with translation MRKTKEEALKTRQYLLNAALEVFWRTGVTRASLQEIAQEAGVTRGALYWHFKNKEDLFEALFEQKYILFMSMMNDDKLNESTDVWAHLRSSLCELFRILNSDEKQRKFCHVMFTKCEQTENNQIVTELAQRYHAISRERIYRALELSVAQGKLPSNTDIVFSALYLESNLCGLVTMWANEPNRFDDLPATAQRIIGASMDVLQNGTFTTT, from the coding sequence ATGAGAAAAACCAAAGAAGAAGCCTTAAAAACCCGACAATATTTACTTAACGCTGCGTTAGAAGTTTTTTGGCGCACAGGCGTTACACGCGCATCATTACAAGAAATTGCCCAAGAAGCAGGCGTAACACGTGGTGCTTTGTATTGGCATTTTAAAAATAAAGAAGATTTGTTTGAGGCATTATTTGAACAAAAATATATCTTATTTATGAGCATGATGAATGACGACAAACTCAATGAAAGTACCGATGTCTGGGCACATTTGCGTAGTAGTTTGTGTGAATTGTTTCGCATTCTAAACAGCGATGAAAAACAGCGAAAATTCTGTCACGTTATGTTTACAAAATGCGAACAAACTGAAAATAATCAAATTGTTACTGAGTTAGCACAACGGTATCACGCCATTAGTCGTGAGCGCATTTACCGTGCTTTGGAATTGAGTGTGGCACAAGGTAAATTGCCATCCAACACAGACATTGTTTTTTCGGCTTTATATTTGGAGAGCAATTTGTGTGGACTGGTTACCATGTGGGCAAATGAACCGAACCGTTTTGATGATTTGCCTGCAACGGCACAACGCATTATTGGCGCAAGTATGGATGTATTGCAAAATGGGACATTTACTACCACTTAA
- a CDS encoding efflux RND transporter periplasmic adaptor subunit: MKTNTYWRMTALALAASLALAACGDGKDAAAQQGGKGGAAGQQAPAPTVSVVTVQPATVAIEVDLPGRLEAVRSAPIVPQVSGVVRRRLFQEGAMVRAGQPLYQIDDASFAANLENARASLLTAQAAAAKADADVARYRPLVDADAISKQEWDAALTAQRSAQAQIKAAQAAIRSAQVNVNHAHIKAPITGFIGQSLVTEGALVTANSTQMALITQSDYLYVNIKQSSGDILRLRQQLATGERSSNKNFEVSIQLEDGSIYEHKGNLIFADATVDEKTSQVTLRAVVPNPEGILMSGMYARVKLPLSSVDNAFVVPQQAVTRGQQDIVMVVGADGSMQPRPVKVVGQTGSNWIISEGLQAGDKVIVEGIMIAGMTGAQKVQTKEWQPENAKQATSAGAAPQSLPTQEQPENDADAMVGTPVQAASNVAASAEE; encoded by the coding sequence ATGAAGACAAATACTTACTGGCGCATGACTGCGTTGGCATTGGCAGCTTCGTTGGCATTGGCAGCGTGTGGCGATGGCAAAGATGCGGCAGCACAACAAGGTGGAAAAGGTGGTGCAGCTGGGCAACAAGCACCTGCGCCAACTGTGAGTGTCGTTACCGTGCAGCCTGCAACAGTGGCGATTGAAGTGGATTTACCAGGACGTTTGGAAGCGGTGCGTTCTGCTCCGATTGTGCCACAGGTTTCGGGTGTTGTACGTCGCCGTTTGTTCCAAGAAGGTGCAATGGTTCGTGCAGGGCAGCCTTTGTATCAAATTGATGATGCCAGTTTCGCTGCGAATTTGGAAAATGCACGCGCCAGCCTATTGACTGCACAAGCAGCGGCTGCTAAAGCCGATGCAGATGTGGCGCGTTATCGCCCATTGGTGGATGCTGACGCGATTAGTAAGCAAGAATGGGACGCAGCCTTAACTGCACAACGTTCAGCGCAAGCGCAAATTAAAGCGGCACAAGCGGCTATTCGTTCCGCGCAAGTAAATGTGAATCACGCGCATATTAAAGCACCTATTACAGGCTTTATTGGGCAAAGTTTGGTAACCGAAGGTGCGTTGGTTACCGCAAATTCTACGCAAATGGCATTGATTACGCAGTCAGATTATTTGTATGTCAATATCAAGCAATCATCTGGCGATATTTTGCGTTTGCGTCAGCAGTTGGCAACGGGTGAACGCAGTTCAAATAAAAACTTTGAAGTGAGTATTCAGTTAGAAGACGGTTCTATTTATGAACACAAAGGCAACTTAATATTTGCTGATGCAACTGTGGATGAAAAAACAAGTCAGGTTACTTTACGCGCCGTTGTGCCTAATCCAGAAGGTATTTTGATGAGCGGTATGTATGCGCGTGTTAAATTGCCATTGTCTAGCGTGGATAATGCGTTTGTTGTGCCGCAACAAGCGGTTACGCGTGGTCAGCAAGATATTGTGATGGTGGTGGGTGCAGATGGTTCAATGCAACCGCGTCCTGTGAAAGTGGTAGGGCAAACAGGTAGTAACTGGATTATCAGTGAAGGCTTACAAGCTGGTGATAAAGTGATTGTGGAAGGCATTATGATTGCTGGTATGACAGGTGCACAAAAAGTGCAAACCAAAGAATGGCAGCCTGAAAATGCCAAACAAGCTACTTCTGCTGGTGCCGCACCACAATCTTTGCCGACGCAAGAGCAGCCTGAAAATGATGCAGATGCTATGGTGGGAACACCTGTTCAGGCTGCCTCAAATGTGGCTGCATCTGCTGAGGAATAA